One segment of Hippopotamus amphibius kiboko isolate mHipAmp2 chromosome 2, mHipAmp2.hap2, whole genome shotgun sequence DNA contains the following:
- the POLR2M gene encoding protein GRINL1A, whose protein sequence is MSSLPRGFEPQAPEDLGQRSLAELREMLKRQERLLRNVKFICKLPDKGKKILDSVAKLKAAIAEREDVRGRSELFHPVSLDCKERQQAIAVFDGDTDKAQNSDQMLDTSSPVPGCSSVANITSSQTTSQQQGLAHVTRGGDAEVPEAEHTVSECPASSSIAAMPSSPEASERLPQHRASGPAEDHASSSENLFIDRLQRIMIADPVEHHSEENQRPENLAGLWSGLQKKPHYMEVLEMRAKNPMPPPHKFKTNVLPSQQRDLSSPCQRRGSPVSSEERRRRDRKHLDDITAARLLPLHHMPAQLLSIEESLALQKQQKHSYEEMQAKLAAQKLAERLNIKMQSYNPEGESSRKYREVRDEDGDPSSDDEI, encoded by the exons ATGTCCTCGCTGCCCCGCGGCTTCGAGCCCCAAGCTCCCGAGGACTTGGGGCAGCGGAGTTTGGCGGAGCTGCGGGAGATGTTGAAGCGCCAGGAGAGACTTTTGCGCAACGT AAAATTCATCTGCAAATTGCCCGACAAAGGTAAGAAGATCTTAGACTCGGTCGCCAAACTGAAAGCTGCCATTGCAGAACGTGAAGACGTTAGAGGAAGAAGTGAACTCTTTCATCCTGTTAGTTTAGACTGTAAGGAGAGGCAACAAGCGATTGCAGTTTTTGATGGGGACACAGATAAGGCCCAGAATTCTGACCAGATGCTTGATACTTCATCACCAGTTCCTGGCTGTTCCTCTGTAGCTAACATCACATCATCTCAGACAACCTCACAACAACAGGGACTGGCACATGTGACTCGAGGAGGCGATGCTGAGGTCCCCGAGGCTGAACACACCGTGAGTGAGTGCCCAGCTTCCAGCAGCATAGCAGCCATGCCTTCCTCACCCGAAGCCAGTGAGCGCCTCCCTCAGCATCGTGCTTCAGGTCCAGCGGAGGATCATGCTAGCAGCTCAGAAAACCTGTTTATTGATAGATTACAAAGGATCATGATTGCAGACCCTGTTGAACACCACTCAGAAGAAAACCAGAGGCCTGAGAACTTGGCTGGCCTTTGGAGTGGGCTGCAGAAGAAGCCTCATTACATGGAAGTGCTAGAAATGCGAGCCAAAAACCCCATGCCCCCACCGCATAAATTTAAAACCAATGT ATTACCTTCACAGCAACGTGACTTGTCGAGTCCTTGTCAGAGGAGAGGGTCTCCTGTCTCCTCAGAAGAGAGGCGGCGCAGGGACAGGAAGCATCTTGATGACATCACAGCAGCCCGGCTTCTGCCGCTCCACCACATGCCTGCACAGCTGCTCTCCATAGAAGAGTCGCTGGCACTTCAGAAACAGCAGAAGCACAGTTATGAG gaaatgcAAGCCAAGCTCGCAGCACAGAAATTAGCCGAAAGACTGAATATTAAAATGCAGAGCTATAATCCAGAAGGGGAGTCTTCGAGGAAGTACCGGGAAGTAAGGGATGAAGATGGTGATCCGTCCTCCGATGATGAAATCTGA